TATGAGAAGAGCTACGCGCAGTACTGCTACACGTTGAAGATGTTCGGCTCCGAGAAGacgccgccggtggtgcgGGTAGGAATGGGCCTGTGCGCCTtccggctgcagcgactcGTGGATGCCCGGCGCATCCTTGAGCGCGCCATCGAGGTGCAGCCGGATGATGAGCTCGCGTGGCTGGGCCTGCTGGCCGTCTACATTAACCTTCGCATGCTGCCACAGATCCACACGGCCGTGATGCGTCTCAAGCAGTTGATGCCTCAGAacacgacggtgctgctgaaaGTGTGCGACTTAGTCTACTTCCGCTCCTTGGAGGACGGGCGGCTGAAGAGCTCCATGGGGCGGCTGCGTAGTCTGCTGCGGTATGTGCGGCAGACGGCCTCGCCTGAGGAAATGGCACTGGTCGACTTCCACGAgggccggctgctgctcgcctgtggcgaggtggcggcggcgcagccgctcctaGAATCCGCTGTGCGTGCGAACCCGAACCTCCTAGCCGCCCGTATCCACTACGCCCGACTACTGATGCACTCCAACCGCCACGCCGACGCGGAGACGCTGCTGACGGAGGTGAACAGGACATGGCCCAACGAGAAGGAGGTGCTACAGATGCTCGCCATTCTTGCCACACGGGCTGGCCGACACAGCGAGGCCCTTCGCTACAGTCACACACTTACTatgacggtggcgcagggcGACGTGAACTCGTGGGCGTTGGCCGCCGTATGTTCCCGTCTAGACACCGAGCACTGCAGGCGGatctgcgcgcacgtgcgtgccgtTCAGCGGGAGCTGAAACTGCCCTCTAGCTGGAAGCTGAGCGCCAACCTCGCCATCCTGTCAGGGGatgtggaggcggtgcaaGGCATCGTGGACGCGGAGCTAGGGGCGGCCTTTCTCATGTCCAACACCGCAGTGGACGTTTCCTATGTGCCGCTGTTGTACAACCTGGCCCTTCTGCTTGAGAAGCgggagctggcgcgcgcacggcaACTTTACGTGTACCTCGTCAAGCACCACAGCACCTTTGCTGCACCCTACTACCGCCTGCATTTCCTGGCGAAAGAGGCaggccagctgcagcaggccatGGCGTGGCTCCAGTGGCTGCTGAAGGTGCACCCGATGGAGGCCGCGGCCCAGACGTGCATGGCGCAGCTGTACATGGAGACGTCAAgcgcgaaggaggcgctggctATCTTTAAGAAGGTTAACGCCTCCGAGCTGCAGCTTCCTGTTGCACTGGCCGTCGGTGCCACCTCTCTGCAGGCGTGCCAGCAATCGTCCTCGCAGTGGCCGAAGCTGCTCGCCTCGGCGCGCTCCTTTTACCGGGAGGCCCTCGCCAAGGACCCACGCAACATTCTCGCAGCTCACGGCTACGCGTGTTGCGACGGGCtggagcggcgcggcgacgccgctgaagCGATGCTGAACAGCGTGAGTGAGGTGACCCCGCTCTCCACCGTGCCGACAAGCAACGTCGACGCGCACCGCGCCAACGTGAAGATGCTCAGCCACGGCTACAAGCAGGCTGCGGACTACTTTTCGCGCATGCCGACGCGCACATCGGAGCAGGACGCGATGTACTCGTACTGCGTGGCTACCGAGGGGCGGTACGCGGAGGCTCTAGAGTTGATccacgccgcctccatcaAGGCACCAGGTGAGGATCCGATGCTGGTGTACAATACAGCCCTGCTGCACTTCATGGCCTTCGTTGACGGGCTGAAAGGCACCCGCGCCCTTACGGCGGCGCAGGGTGAGTCGCTTCTCTCCCACCTCGAGGCCGGGCAGCAGGGCACCACTTCCCTGGATGGCATCAAGGGCAAGTACGAGTTGATGAGTCGCGCCAAGCGCTACCTTCGATCCATCAGCGCCTACTGCGAGCGCCACCGTGCcaccgtgcacacgcttgtggAGGCTGGACAGCAGCGGgcgaaggagctggcgcagtCGGCGGAGGGATGGCGGCGCGTTTTCGCGTCGCAcaaggcggagcaggagcgccgacaagaggaagaggaatTGGCGGAGCACcagaaggcggaggagcgcaAGCTGGCGGAGGCAGACGTGTATGCACGCTTTCGCCAAAGCCGAATTCAGCAaccggcggtgctgctgaacGCAGATTTGCTTgcagcgacgatggcggATGCCTTGCAGGACACGATGCCGGTAGACAaaccgccagcggcgctggggGAAGAGGAGTATGGGATGCCGTAATCCACTCCTGCTTCCATTCCTGCGGCTCATTTTTCTTGTTCCCTGGTTTGCAGTGCATCACTGCCCTGTTGTCGGTGAGCTGGTTTGTTGTCTTCtacgtgtgcgtatgtgcgtaAACGCTGCGCTTCTACACGTCATCTGTTGCGGCGGCCGGCGACAATCGAGAGTGCGTTGTGGCTTCCACGTCATGGGCCCCTCGTTGATCGGGCGCTGGGCAGCCGCTTTGTGCTGGTGCACGTTAGCtggggcggcgctgcccaccGTGACGCAGGTGAGTGCCTACACcgcagcgagaggagggggcgaggatGGAAACGAAAGGGAGGGCCGCTCGTCCTACAGCTGCGGAGTGGGGGGGGACCGGGTGCCCTGCGCACGATTGCAGGTGCGAAAGGAAGCGATGGTGCACCATGCGCAGTGGTTCACTTCTGTGGTGCCTTTTTTTGTCttgagcgtgcgcgtgtgtgtcttcgtTGTTgacgtctgcgtgtgcacgtgcgtacttgcgtgtgcctctcttcctctttcatGGTATAGTGGGAGTTCTTCTTTACGTTCTTCTAACCGCGATGAGGGATCAACTCCCAATCAATTTGTGGCTGCCCGCTTGTCGTTCTTACCTGAAGGAGTatgggcgcgtgcgtgtgttggtgCTTCCATACGaccccgcctccccttccccagGGAGGTACTCTACGCACAAGAGGTGTACGCATCCGTCTCTCGTTTTATGCGCTAACTCTCACGTATGTAAtccttccccaccccttcaTCCGTGGTTTGACGCGAGCCCGCTGCCGTTCGCAGGTGGACGCCTAGTGGCGTGGCTTCAGTGCCAATGCGTCTCTTCCGAAGCCTGGAAGCTCTATGCCGTGCACCGCCATCTCTTCCTTGGCCAACACGCGCAGAACGATGAAGCCGTGGCGCTCCGCGGAGGGGCACCTTTCCCTGCTCTCTTTCGGTTTGTTGCCTCTCTGatgtgtgcacacacgcgctccCAAGACTCATGCCTGACAACGCCGGTCAGCGCTGCTCACATGCCAGGAAGTTGTACCTCTAtttccttctccatctccctcacgcacgtgtgtccccccccccactcccccctccccataCACACGTCTATGCCCTTTTCCAGTTCTCACTCCCTCACTCACCTGCCTTCGCCGTCGGGACTCCTTTCTCGAATCCTCTACAGCCGCTAACATGACGGACAAAAGCGTCTATGGCGGTCTCTTTCAAGACCCGCCGTACCTGTCCTCCGACCCGGATCCGAAAAAGACGGACCCCTACGACAAGAAGGATGCCATCCCGTCAAGGTACTTGGGCAAGAATATGACGATCGGCGGCCGTGTGCCGCCTGGCCAGCACCCCGACGCCTACTTCGACAAGAGGTTCCTcaccctcgcctcctcgGAGCAGAATGGAGGTAAGCCGGTGGACTACGACGAAAGCAAGCggctcaccgccgcctccaagACAAACACCAAGAACGCCATCTCCGACAAAGAGTTTTGCTACTCATCGTACCCGGAGAAGAGCACCGGCCCGGGCAGCTACTATGGATGCTTTCAGAATCGCCCGTACGAATACATGACGGAGCCGTGGGATGATGGAAAGTCCAAGAAGAAGAGGACAACGAagacgaaggaggaggagccgaCGCACTTGCCTAACATCAAGACGAACCCCACCAAGAAGGGCACGTATGGCTACCCCGGACTGCTACTGAGCAACCCTTCTTACGACGACGACTGGAAGAAGGACtacgctgcagcagaggcaaACAGGGCACGCAGGGAGCGTAAGCAGGGCCCCGCACCAAAGGCTCTAGGGCCACCGTTTCACATTCCTGGTGTGAGCCACTCTTACATCGACGAGATGCCGAATACAGGTGTGTCCGCGGTGTATGCGGCCTACGAGGCCCCGGCAGatagcgctgctgcgaagcGCAAGGCCAAGAGGgaagctgcggctgctcctaCCCTAGTCCACGAGCGCGCGTTCTACGGGTCTGCCAACCGGTCCGGCGAGCCGGGTTGCCTGAACCCGTTCCCCAACGTGTGGGTGCACCCGGATGAGACGCAGCCGTCGAAGTTCGCGCTGCGCAAACAGGCgcagaaggagaaggaggaggcggctcGGCAGCCCAAAAGAACCGAAGTGTGGAGGCCGAACTCTTTCGGGAAGACGTCTGTAGTGTCCTCGTGCCTTCGCCGATTCTACTGAGCGACTCGGTCCctgtcgttgttgttgccgaTCAAAGTCTCCCCTAATCAGCCTTGCTTTCTGTGCgagagtgtgtgtgttctctTGCTGGCAGGGCTGCATCTCCTTTCTCACTCGTCTTTGCGGGGAAAGATCTGCAGGGCTCTTCTTTGGAGTTCCGTGGCCGGTGCTCGGCTAGCTGCCGTAGACGGTGGATAGGGCGGATGTGGCGAGGTGGGGACCGGCGAGGAAGGCAACACGCCGTCTCACTCCGTGCTTCTGACCCTCTGATCATGGATGATCACTTGCGTGCCTGCCGCCCTGCGATGCTGGCACTGCGGGATCTGCCagccctcctctctttctaCCTCACTCCTTGTTCTTTCTCTACCGCCGGTGAAGGAAAAGGGTAGGGGGAAAGCCCCTGGAAAAAAGGGCAAATACgggctgcgcgtgcacccttccccttcccaGGGTCTCCCTTCGCCTTTGCTTTGATATCTGAAAATGCTGCTGTCGTTGGATTTCATCACTCTCGTTGCGCGCATGTACGCTaacctcctctccccctacTGCCTTGACCGGGGGGAGGAAAGGGGCCTTTCGGAGTTGTCTGCCTGGAGCCACTTATACTTCTTTTCCGTTTCCGGATCCTTCCGCATGTACAGCGAAGAATTCACGATGGACGAGATTGAAAGGAGgtaagggggaggggaagccGCCGACTGAGGCGTCTTTTTGCTCGCTCTCACCTCCTGTGTCGCGTGCGCTCTCATCGGCGTCTAGCGGCACACCCTATCCGTTATCCTCGCTCATCTCTCCACTTCCGCACCATCACCTCTTTggcctcccctctctcgcccttcttttcgtttgtttGCTCGCTTTTTCATTGCCCATGTATGCTGTGAGGAGAACCTGACTCCTGTGATTCCTGTGCTCCTGCCTTTCCCTTCTCAgcctgcccccctcccttcccttccctttcctcgcAGCCTCATCTGGCGCGGCGTGCATTCTGACATATGATGTCTCTGTTGACGGGCAATCGCAAAGACAGCGACACTAACGAGAATGCGCAGTACGCGAAAACAGCTCGTCTTCGTTCGACTCTTCTCTCCATGCATTCTCTCTCCTTTGAGTTTCCCCACTTCTACGTTGGCCTGACTAGCAGCCGTTCCCACACTCAAAGGACCTGGAGAAGAGCGGTGGCGAGAAGCTACGGGCAAACTTCGTACATGACGGCGCCAATCGTGGGGCCCCGCGCTGAACGATCCCCTCCTCATCGTCCAGCGCGCCTTGacttcccctctcttctttcacTTTCCTGTTCTCCCCTTCCCTACTCTCTATCTACTGATTTGTTTCTTCGAATTTCCGGCTGCTTGCACACACCCCGTTTGCGTGTATGTCCCCGCACACATATGCGCATGCCATGATGCGCGTTCGCTGTGTTGTTGCGTTTGCCGCTCAACTTCTTTTTGTACTGCTTCGACTCACTGTTTGCACTGTGTGAGCGTCGCTGCTCTTACgcccatatatatatatatatgcacgCCAACATGCACAACGTTGCACATACCGGTCAAGGGCTTTTTTCCCGACTTCCGCTCTTTTTTATTGTTCTTTTTTCTGACCTTCTCGTGTTTTCAAGCGTTGCCTCGCTCGAGCCCTCCTCGGTtcgagcgcacgcacatcctTGATCATTACCCCGCAGCTCCCCGCGCGTTACACGCACGCCTACACGGTTGCTCAtacacacccgcacacgaTCCGAGGTTTGCTTTCATACACATCCATacaccctcccctccctcccttccctgctccgcccccctcctctccttaCCCAACCTACGTCGGCACCCTCTCTACAACAAGAGACACACAACACGCGCTGACAAGAGCAGATTcacaagaaagaaaaagagtgCTCCTTTCTCTcacacgctctctctctctcacacacacatacacacacacacacacacacacacacacacacagatggcGCAGGTAGCAGAGGAGTCGCGGGCGCTGGAGAGCCTCGTGTTCCGCAACAAGTACCGCCAAATCAAGTCGATCGGCAAAGGCAGCTTCGGCGAGGCGGTACTCGTCCGCTCAAAGTCGGATGGCAAGCGCTACGTGGCCAAGGCAATCGACTCCATCTCCATGACGCCCAAAGAGCGGCGTGACGTGCAGAATGAGATTCGCATTCTAGCCGCCGTCGACCACCCCAACATCATTCGCTACCACGAGCACTTCGAGGATGACACTCTCATCTTCATTATCATGGAatacgccgacggcggcgacttGAGCTCCCGTATAAAGGAGGCAAAGAAGCAAGACGTGCCGCAGCCCTTCGACCCGAACTTGGCGATGTTCTGGTTTCTGCAGATCTGTATGGCGCTCAAGTACCTGCACGACAACCACATCCTTCACCGCGACCTCAAGACGGCCAACATTTTCCTCACCTCCAAGAACGTGGTGAAGCTCGGCGACTTCGGTATTTCAACAATCCTGCAGAACACGATGGCATGCGCCAAGACGGTGTGCGGCACCCCCTACTATTTCTCGCCGGAGCTCTGCCAAAGCAAGCCGTATAACAACAAGAGCGATGTGTGGGCTCTCGGAGTCGTCTTCTACGAGACCCTCACGCTGCACCGCCCCTTCAACGCCAAGACGCTGAAGGACCTACTAAAGAAGATATTAGCAGGTAACTACGACCCAATCCCCACCACAATTCCGGTGGAGATGCGCTCCCTGTGTGCCAGCCTGCTTCAGGTGAACTACCTGCAGCGCCCCAGCATCAACCGCATCCTAGAGAGCTCCTACGTGCAGAGCACCCTGCGCAGCTTCAGTGAGGACTTGGCCCGCCAGGTGGAGAAGGACCGTACCGACTTCGAGGCGAGGAAGCTTAGCGAGCGCGAGAAGCATGCTCAGTCGAGCCCCgtgaaggaggcggtggcgaggatGCCGCAGGAGCCGGCAAAACCACAACTCAGCGAGCGCGAGCAgatggcgatgctgcgcggCATGGACCGCGAGAAGATGAAGGCAATGCTGGCGAAGCAGGCCGCTGAGGAAAAGTCCGCGCCGAAGACCGCAGCGGCTCCTGAGCAGATGGGCCATCCCGACGTGGATGATGATGG
The nucleotide sequence above comes from Leishmania donovani BPK282A1 complete genome, chromosome 29. Encoded proteins:
- a CDS encoding serine/threonine-protein kinase, putative, which produces MAQVAEESRALESLVFRNKYRQIKSIGKGSFGEAVLVRSKSDGKRYVAKAIDSISMTPKERRDVQNEIRILAAVDHPNIIRYHEHFEDDTLIFIIMEYADGGDLSSRIKEAKKQDVPQPFDPNLAMFWFLQICMALKYLHDNHILHRDLKTANIFLTSKNVVKLGDFGISTILQNTMACAKTVCGTPYYFSPELCQSKPYNNKSDVWALGVVFYETLTLHRPFNAKTLKDLLKKILAGNYDPIPTTIPVEMRSLCASLLQVNYLQRPSINRILESSYVQSTLRSFSEDLARQVEKDRTDFEARKLSEREKHAQSSPVKEAVARMPQEPAKPQLSEREQMAMLRGMDREKMKAMLAKQAAEEKSAPKTAAAPEQMGHPDVDDDGDYIAQKKAMVQNTKEIVGKSNLGGHPEEFGDGPADSAPQVETITMANGRTVLASNVRDHLEAEMGSELLNRAVELYNSGMMSGLTNSEMQHELSELLGPKFAHNSNAITKLAVWEGKQ